The Bdellovibrio sp. NC01 genome includes the window GGTCTTTCACAAAGAAAAATGGCGCAACTTTTAATGGTCGATCCAAGCGCTTGGACTCGTTGGACAAGACAGGGCGATGAAGCTCCCCCGCATATTTGGCGCGCGCTTCAATGGTTTTCGGTTTTGCAGGAGAAAATTCCGGGTTTAACTCCCCAATATTTTATCAATCAAAGCCCGCAAGTTTTGCATCAAAAGGCTCTGCAGGAGTTGGATCAGGAACGCCAAAAAAGACGGGAAGAAATGGCTTCCTTGCATCAAAAAATTGAGCACGTTTCAAATGAGCGCGACGCGCTTCAAAAGGCTTTGCAGCTTGATTTGCAAAATGAACTGCACGGCGAAGTTGCAAAGCTCAAAAAAGACCTGAATTTTCATAAGAAGATGAGTATAGTCATTCTTTCTTTAAGTATTGCGTGGGCCGCTGTGCTCTTAGTTTGGAAATTTGCATGATAAAACACGACGTCATTCGCCTTTTAGCGACTCAAAAAATCTCTGCTGCCATCACAAAGATGGGTCAGTCACTTTCTGAAGAAGAAATTTATAAAGCATTGGTGGAACCACCAAATCCAGAGATGGGTGATCTTGCTTTCGGTTGTTTTACACTCGCAAAAGCGCTTAAAAAAGGTCCGCCGCAAATTTCTGGCGAAATCGCTCAAAATATCGAAACAGATACGCATTTAATTAAAGCGCAAGCTGCGGGTCCGTATTTGAATCTGACTTTCTCGCCTTTAGCATTTGGTGAAAAAGTCATTTCAACTGTTTTAGATGGTTCATACTTTAAGAAACAAATCTTAGAGAAATCACCGAAAACAATGATCGAGTATTCGCAACCAAATACTCACAAAGAACTTCACGTCGGCCACATGAGAAATCTGTGCCTTGGTGACGCTTTGGTTAGAATGCTTCGTTATTCAGGTCGTGAGATTATTTCTTCTACGTTCCCTGGCGATATGGGAACTCACGTTGCGAAGTGTTTGTGGTACATGAAAAAGCACAATCAAGAGCCACCTCCGTTGACTGGAAAAGGTGAATGGTTGGGGAGTATGTATTCGAAAGCCAATCTTCTTTTGGAAGATCAAAACGGCACACCTCAAGAAGATTTGAATCGCGCGGAATTGACCGAGATTCTGAAACAATTAGAAGCTGAAAAAGGTCCGTACTATGACCTTTGGAAAGAAACTCGCGAGTGGTCGATTGAGCTGATGAAGTCGGTCTATAAGTGGGCTGATGTTGAATTTGACGAATGGTATTTCGAATCAGAGATGGATGCTCCGTCTGCGGCATGGGTGAAACAACTTTATGCTGAAGGAAAACTAGAGAAATCAAATGGCGCTATCGGCTACAACTTAGAATCTGAAAATCTTGGTTTCTGTATGCTTTTAAAATCCGACGGCACGGGTTTGTATGCGACAAAAGATTTGTTGTTGGCAAAACACAAATTTGAAGACCGCCAAATTGAGAAATCAGTTTATGTCGTGGATATGCGTCAGGCATTGCACTTTAAACAAGTTTTCCGCGTGCTTGAAATCTTGGGCTTTGAGCAAGCGAAGAACTGCTATCACTTGCAATACAACTATGTGGAACTTCCAGATGGCGCGATGAGCTCGCGCAAAGGCAACATCGTTCCTTTGAATGATCTTGTTCGCAACATGGAAGCGCACGTTAAGACAGCTTACTTAGCTCGTTATGAAAACGAATGGTCACAAGACGATATTAATCTTGTGGCAAGCCAAGTTGCAAAAGGTGCAATCTTTTACGGTATGCTTCGCATAGATACAAATAAGAAGATCGTATTTGATATGAATGAATGGTTAAAACTAGACGGCGAGTCCGGCCCATTCATCCAATACTCACACGCTCGTATTTCTTCATTGGGTAGAAAATTTGCGCGCAATGCTGCACAGAAAATCGATTGGTCGTTGCTAACTCACGCAAGTGAAAAGCATTTGATGCAATCTTTGTCGGGCTTTAATACGGCTGTAGCGCAAGCTTCAGAAAACTTTAAACCTGCCGCTATCTGCACGTATTTGTATGAGTTGGCGAAGAAATTTAATGTCTTCTATCATGAGTGCCCAATCGGTATGGAAAAAGACCTTGCTGTGCGTGAAGCACGTTTGGCATTGGCTGAAGCTGTGGGTTTGACTCTGAAAAATGGTATGGCCGTTCTGGGTATGCCAGCTCCGGAAAAAATGTAATTAGCTTTTCGAAGTCTTCATCGAGGAGTTCCTCTTTGGTGAAGACTCTGTTTTATTTTGGTTTCCTACGCTGTCTTTTATCGCATCTTTTTAAGGCAATACTGCTGTGCTCCTAGTGCTGGGCGTAAGTGCTAGTCTTTTTACTCAAATCAAACCATGATCTCCTCGCAATAAATCAAAAATGCCTTGAATGAATCAAAATTGATTCAAGGATGAAGGAGTCTACTTTGGGAACTTTTGAAGTCATCTCTAAGCATGGTGATCATGAACAAGTCGTTTTCTGTAACGATCCACATGTTGGTTTGAAAGCCATCATCGCTATCCACAACACGGCACTAGGTCCGGCACTTGGTGGCACTCGTATGTGGAACTATAAAAATGAAGATGAAGCTTTGGTAGACGTTCTTCGTCTTTCTAAAGGTATGACTTATAAAGCGGCGGCTTCAGGTTTGAACTTGGGTGGCGGTAAAGCTGTTATCATCGGCGATCCTAAGACACAAAAATCTGAAGGTTTGTTCCGTGCTTTTGGTCAATTCGTAAACTCTTTGAATGGTAAATACATCACGGCTGAAGACGTTGGTACTTCGGTTCAAGATATGGAACACATCTACATGGAAACTCCTTGGGTGACTGGTATCCCTAAGGACTTCGGTGGTTCTGGTGATCCATCTCCGTACACTGCACACGGTGTTTTGATGGGTATTAAAGCGTCTGCTAAAGAGAAATTCGGTACAGACTCTTTGAAAGGTCTGCGCATCGCGGTTCAAGGTCTTGGTAACGTAGGTTCAAACCTTGTGAAATACTTGAAAGAAGAAGGCGCTGAAGTGATCGTTGCGGACATCGACATGGCTCGCACTAAAAAGATCTCTGAAACAATGGGTGCTAAAGCTGTTTCTTCTGACGAAATTCTTTTCCAAGAATGCGACATCTTGGCTCCATGTGCTTTGGGTGCGATCGTTAATGATCAAACTATCACGAAGTTCAAAACTAAAGTGATCGCTGGTGGCGCGAATAACGTATTGGCTGAAGCTCGTCACGGGGATCAATTGAAAGAATTGGGCATTTTGTACGCTCCAGATTACGTGATCAATGCCGGTGGTTTGATGAACGTATTCGTTGAACTTGAAGGTTACTCTCCAGACCGTGCGTTTGAAAAAACAAAACGCGTTTATGACAATATCCTTAAAGTTTACGAAATCGCAAAACGCGACAATATCGGTACGCACACAGCGGCAGACCGCTTGGCTGAAGAGCGTATCAACACAATTGGTCGCTTGAAACAACGCCATCCAGGTAAGTCTTCACGTGCATTTACAACATTGCGTGAAGTTCACAACCGCTAGTCGTTTTCATAGCGAAAAAGTAATAAAAAAGGCTGGCTTCGTGCTGGCCTTTTTTATTTATAAACTCAGTGCGTAATATCTCTGGTTTCGTGAGGCGCTTTCTTGACTAAGGTCGGCGCAGTAAAGAACAATTGTCGCTTGTAAGTATTTATTAACAGCGAGGAATTATCTTGAGCACGAAACTTTCTAAAGAAGATTTGAAATCACCAGATCAGGTCACAAAAACTTTGCGCGAAGGCTTTGTTTGGACAACAACGCATTCAAAACTAGTTGTTGGCGCAATTGCTATCTTCGTTGTTATCGGTGGTGGCATCTCTATCAGCGGTTATCTTTCAGAGAAAAAAGAAACTGAAGTTCAAGAGAAATACTTCCTTGTTGAAAAAGCCTACAACGATAAAAAACGTGGTTTTGAAGAAGCTTCTCGTGCAGAGATGATGGCGGCTCAATCTAAAGATAAAAAAGTTCCAGCTGTTGATCCTTCTAAAAAAGCAACTGGCGATCTACAAAAAGACTACGGCACTGTAGTTCCTGGCTTTGAAGCTTTGATCAACGATGGTCCTAAGACAAAAGCTGCTCAAATGGCCGCTTTGAATCTAAGCGCGATCTACATCGAATACAAAAAACCTGAAGAAGCTTTGGCGACTTTGCAAAAAGTTGAAAAAGGTTTGAATAAGTCAGATGCAACAAGTGCTTTGATCCTTCTGCAAACAGGTAACGTTCAAGCTGATAAAGGTGATTGCAAAGCCGCAGTTGATTCTTACCAAAAGATCGCTGATTCAAAAGCTTTCCAATTTGCTCACGATGAAGCGAAACTTCGTATGGGTCTATGCTATGAAGCAATGAATGACTCTGCAAAAGCAGAACAACTTTACACAGAAGTAGCGAAGAAAGAAAATTCAGAAGCGCCTACGGATGTTGCGGCTGTTCGTGAAGCTAGCAAATATCTTCGTTTGTTGAAGGCTAAAAAGAGCCTTTAGTTTGTCTTAAAGCCCTGGCACTTAGAGCTGGGGCAGAAGAAGGTATGAATGAAAATTCAAACTCTTTGGCCTTTGTTGTTAACTTTAGTCGGGTGCTCTTCATTTAACTCCACAATGGAGAACTGGAGCTCTCGCAATAATAAAAGAACCTTTGAAGTGAAAACGGCATGGGTTCGTTCTACAACTGAAAAAGAAAATCTTGGTTTCCGTAAGATCAACCGTATGACACCACTTTTGGTGGGCGACCTTGTGATTCAAGGTAACGGTCTTGATGGTATCTCTGCTTACAGTCGTGATAACGGTGATTTGAAATGGCGTTTGCCAGTTGTTAATGGTGTTGAACCAAGCGCAACGATCATTCGTGATCGTTTGTTCTTTGGTGCAAGCGATGGCAACTTCTATTCCGTTGAAGCCAGCACAGGTCGCGTGCAGTGGACTTTCCCTACGAAAACAGAAAACTTGTCAGAGCCCCTTCTTGATGAAGGTGTCGTTTACTTCTTGTCTGGCAGTAACGTGTTTTACGCTTTGGATGCAGCAACTGGCAAACAGTTGTGGTTGTATTCACGTCAGGACACTTCGCAGTTCTCTATTCGTGGCGGCAGCAAAGCGGCGCTTAAAGATGGCAACCTTTACGTAGGTTTCTCGGACGGTTCTTTGGTCGCGCTGAATGCGAAGACGGGGAATGTGGTCTGGGAATTACAACTGAATCGCAACAAACGCTTCCGTGATATCGATGCGACTCCGGTGGTTGATGGTGATTTGATTTATATCTCTGGTTATGACGACAAGCTTTACTGCGTTTCCGCGGCTAAAGGTGAAGTTGTATGGCGTATTGATGGCGGTGGTTACAGTGGCGTCACTTTATTTGGGGATAAACTTTTCTACCCTACAAGTACTGGCGAAGTTCAGGCCTTAGCGAAAGCGAATGGCGAAAAGCTTTGGTCGTACAAGTTAAAAGAAGGCATTCCGACTCAAATTAAAGTCTTTAAAGGCATTGTGACTTTCGGTGAATCGCAAGGTCGCTTGGTGTTCCTTGATATGAATACAGGTAAAGCACTTGGCGAAATGGAACCTGGTCGCGGTATTCTTTCTTCTCCCCAAGTGGATGAGAAAAACAATCGTGTGTACTTTATTTCCGGCGAAGCGAATCTTTATTCGATCAACGCTGGCTGGGTTAAAAAAGACTATTTCATCGAGTAGCAGGAGCAGGACAACATGAAACTTCTTTCTTTAATGCTTGCGATGGGTTTTGCTTTAACAGCTTGTTCGCATGCAAATTGTGGCGAAAACAAACGTGAAAATAAATCAGGAGCGGCGATCGTGGAAAAAACATCTTCTGCAGACCGTGTGAAAGTTCACAAACCAGATGGTTCTCTTCAATGTGGTCAGGGTAAAAAAATCTCTGTCTCAGATATGGAGAAAGACCTGAAAGGTATTAAGGTTTATTCGAGCGAAAATAAAAATGACGGCATGATGAGAATTCAGCTTTGCGGAACTCCGACTGGATTTTCAAACGTCTATGAAATTGATCGTAAAGATCTAGATGCCGCTTTGAAACTTGGTTTTAAAGAATGGACTGCTGAATAGTCTCACTCTGAGACGTCTGATCTGTTGCCACCAGAGTAACAAATCACGCAATAGGGCCTTTCTCACTCTGAGAAAAGGCCTTTTTTCAATCACTTATCGCTGTTCCCACGTTTTGCATAGTTAAGTATCTGAGGTGATTTACTATGCGAAAGATCTATACTCTGTTAATTGCTTTTCTAATTGCTACTGGTGGGGGAGCCGTCCCTTACGCTCATGCAGGTCTAACTGCCGAGCACCAGCAACAACTAAATAAGCTAAATTACCTTTTGGCTGTCGATCGTTTGGATTTCTATTCTGATGGTCTTGCTGACTATTTGATGGAACATAATCAAGCCAAAGCAGCTGAGGCTATTCGTCAGATTCGCCCTGAAGAATACACAGCTAAAAATTTCTCTACTCAAGATTTGAATAATACAGAGAAATGGAATGAGTTGATCTTGATCACTCTTCAAGAAAAGTTTCCTGAATTCAAAAACCTGACTTTAAAAGATATTGAGTGGAACTATAACTTCTTCCGCAAGAAATTGATGGAAGGTTTCAAAGCTGACGAAATCACTTTGAAAAAAGAAGCGTCTGTTTCAGACGTGAATGCTCATGAAATTAAATATGCAAAACGTTCTATTCCAAATGTAGATGGCAAAGCGATCCTTTTGGATTCTGAGCGCTATATTTCTGAAAAAACGACTCGCGCCTTGTTCTGGGATGCAGCTTTAACTGGCAAAGCAATTGAATTCCACTTGGGTACAGAGCGTGACTTCCGCCAACGCATTTCACAAGAAGACCGCGAAGTGGTTGCTGAAGTTAAAACTCGCGCCGCTAATTATAATAAAATGTACCTAGTCTTTGATCCGCGCACGAAAGAATATTCTTACGCAATGACACGTATTTCTGGTGATGACCGCGTGAAACATTTGATCGCGCAACTGCGTATCTTGAAATACGAATCTAAAGTGCCTTTAAAAGATGATTTCGTTCGTGTGTATGGTAACGCCAACCAAGTTCACCGTGATCAAGAGGCGCGTCTTTTAGAGATGTTTAAAACGCTTCCAAAAGCTGACGTCGTGGTTATTGGTCAGAAATCTGCGATCGCTAACGTGATCACAATGGCTGGTATGATGGCGCAACTTCAACCAAACACTGCGGCATCAGTAGATGTTGGTAACGAAAAAGCTCCAATCACGAAATTAAGCCAAGCCGTTAAAGAGTCCGGCAGCTATTTCTCTGTCACGACAAAGGCTTCTGTTGTTAAAACTGAATTCGAAAAAATGACGAACCCATTGGCTGGCAATTATGAAGTTTATACTTCTGAACAACCAAGCCATGACGTTTCAGACGTTCTTCTTGAAACCAAAGACGGCCGCATCGTGCGCTGGAGATTTATCTCTAACATGTGGGGAGATGAAGTTGTTCCAGTGGCTCGTGCACTTCGCAATTCAGGCCATGAAAAAGTGGTTTATATCGGTACAGCAGGTGGCTTGATCGGTAAAGGTTTGAAAGTGGGCGACGTTGTGGCTCCATCTAAAACTTATACTCAAGCGGGTAAATTGCTAGACCTTGAAGCTCCGACTTACGGTAAGGATTTCGTAAAAACGGGTATGACTTTGGGACAAGTGACTTCGCCGTTCGATGAAACAAAAACTTGGTTCAATAAATGGCAACCAAAGATCGATCTTGTTGAGCTTGAGACTGGTTATTTGAAAGAAAACTTGGGTCCTCGCGTAAGTTTCCAACCTTACTTGTTGGTGTCTGACGTTGTAGGTTCTGAGCACGAGTCGTTGGCGGTTGCTGCGGCTGATTCAGGTAAACGTAAAAATGGCCAATTGAAACTTCTTGAAAGCTTGTTCATTCAAAATGGAATCAAAGCTCCTGTGGGCAATGTTGATATGATCTCTGCAGAGCGTGCGGTTCAAGAAATGTATCATAAAATTGATACTCTAAGACCTTCTCGCGACGTGACTTCTAAAGCGCAATTGACTCAGTTGGCTCTTCGTAAGGGTTTGAAAACAGATGCAGAGTTAGAAGCGTTAATTAAAGCGGAACCGGCATTTGATCGCCAATTATTGATGGATAAACTTGAAAAGTTCTCGGGTGCGACAGATTTGCTTTCTAAGAAATTCGTGAAAGTGAACTTCGCGATCACAGGTTCTGATGAGTTATTAAATGGAACTTGGAATCCTAAGAAGACATTAGAATTAAAATTGATGATCGGAACAATGACAGCGGCTGATGCGAAACAAGTTTACGCAAAAGAACTCGCACAAATTGCAGCAGCCATGGGTAAAGATTTGAAACTTGAGATCCAGGACTATGATGTTGAAAAGACTCGCTCTGCGATTCAGTTCAACTCGGAAAGCAAACGTGTCTTGGCCGCTTTGTACGAAAATAAGATTTTGAAAAAACTAGGTTTAACTAAAGAAATCGATAAAAACGGTGGCGTTCGTTTCCGCGAAATCACTGAAACTTCTGGAGGTATGAGATGCGAAGCCGTACTTTTGTAAAAAGAACGATGCCATGTTTGGCAGTGATCCTTGCGGTTAGCATGACGGCGCCAGTGGCGCACGCTGGAATCCTTGATACAGCGAAAGCCGTTGCTTCGGCGATGTTTAAAAAGCCAGCGACTGCGCAACAAACGCAAGAAGCTTCGACTACTGTAGAAATGAAATCAACAGCGGCCGTTGAGGTTTCAGCGGATGCTGCTGCGGTTGAAACTGTTCAGGCACCTTCTCGTAGTGAATTAACAAAGAAGGCTCTTGAGAATTTAAAAAATCAAATCAATAACTCTTATAAAAACGTATCGTCTGGTGCGTCCGACCTTTCGCGTCTTCGTGGTGCTGCGCAAATGAATTTGGAAATCGTAAGTTCTTTGCCGGGCGGCCAGGATTCTATGATTGTTCCTTCATATACAGAAAACAACGTGATCTTCACTTTGCGTGTGACTGAAAAAGGCTTGGCTCATCCTGAGCTTTTGATCAGAAATGTTTCGACTTTGGCGATGCTCACTCATATGGTTGGCGTAGGCTATCCATCAAGCCAAGCTGAAATGGCAGCTCACAGTGCATTTATTCGTACTCTTGAATCACCACACTCTTGGGTTGAGACTTATATGAATGCGGCTGAAGGCAGTATTGTTTCTAAAGCGCGTTTAAAAAATATTGAATTAAAAATCTTAAGTTCAAATGGCGTTGCGGGCGCTGTTGCACAAATGCTGTCTGGCGGTTCAACGATCGACAATGCGGCGGCACAAGTTCAAGAAGAGATCGCAAAGCTGACTCAAGAAACTGCTGAGTTGAATGAAAAAGCTGCGAAGTACGAGCGCCAACAAGAGAAAGCTTTAGATAAATGGCGTTCTGAGACAGGCGCTTTGGAAAAATACGAAGCCGCTGCTTTAAAATTAGATGATCTTCTTTTGCGCAATGACCGTAAAGGCGTTCGCGATATGCTTGAAGCTTATCTTCCTTGGCAAATCATGGAGCCGATGGAATACAAAGCTTGGAAAAACTGGTTAGAAGCGATCGAGCATCCTGATTTAACAAAACAAACAGTGGCGTTCCGTGGTCTTGATTATAAAACGGATAAAATCCAACGTGAAATGACTGCAAAAGGCGAGAAATTCGCATTCATGTCGACGGTCTTGACGAAAAACCAAGGTAGTTACACACGTCGTTTGCGCTCTCTTTCAACGAATCGTTTGAAAAACGGTGACGATGGTCAAGCGGGCTTTGGTGAAAAGGTTGTGAACGTAAAAATCACGGACCAATTTACAGCTCATGCGCGTGATCCGAAAGCCTCTTCATTCTTGTCATTCACTTTCGACCCAAGCGTTGCAAATCGCTTCTTGGGTGGCGAGGTCATGAAGAAAGTGAAAGGCGTTGACACGAAAGTTCCAGGTGGCGGCATGCTGGTGGTAAAAATGGATTCACGTCGTTTGATTCCAAATGTTAGCTCAATGTATGCGAACGAGATCGAATTGTTAGCTCCGCTTGTTGTATTCCCGGATGAAGTCGTCGCTTACCATGAAGGTTCATTCAGAGAAATGGTTGACGGCAAAGACGGTTCAACTCGCTTTAAAGAGTTCATCGCAGATATCAGCACAAAAACGGGTGTTGATTTCACGAAGTGGAATTCTTGGAATCCAGATGGCAGCAGCCAGATCATCATTGGCCAACAAAAAGAAGCCTTTAAAAAGGACGGCCTTCTGTTCATGAAGGACCTCTCTGAACAAGCGGTGAATGCTCCGTTCTGTTCGAAAATCTTCTAATTTATCTATGGCGCCGGTGTGACACGCCGGCGCTTCTACTCGACAACAGCCTGCTCAGGGGTTATTTTGCCTAAATGTTGGGAAATTTCCGTCTGTGAGTTCTGGTAGATCTCTTGTCATTTTCTTTAGTATGGTGGTTCTCTTTTTAGGAGCTATTGTCGGCTTCAATTTTTCCGTTGATCCACTTTGCAGCTATTGTGAAAACATCTCTTTAAGTCATAAAACTTTGAATCGTCGTTATCAACTTGCACAAATTGTATTGAATCACCCAGATGCTCAACAGATTATTGTGGGATCATCAAGAGGTGAGACGACCTCTCCGCAGTGGATGACCGAGAGAACCGGTTTAAAGACTCTGAATCTTTCATTTCCTGCTGCAGGTGTCGTAACTAAAGAAACAATGATCCGCTTCGCATTAGCCCATGCGCAAATTAAGAAAGTGATCTGGTATGCAGACTACTTTGAGCTTATCGACATTGTGGCCGACAATGAAACATTTCAAACCAAGGCACTTGTTCCTTTTAGCGAAGATGTTTTTGGGAAGAATAGCTCAGCAACGGTCGACTTCTTTAGTCGCGCAACCAAGCTTCTAGATCGCAACACTTTTGAAGCTTCTTTTAGAAAGTTTAAATCTTCAAATATCAAAAGTGATGATCTTGGGGCAGGATCAGATCTCGATATTGCCAAATGCTCTTCAGAGAATTTTAAATTTCCAGAAAGTCGTGCTGGTTTAAAAACGGATATTGAAGTTTTCTTCGATAACTATGTTCATGGAATCATTGATCGACCACAAACGCAAAGTGCCTATCGCTCTTTTGAGGCTTTTATGAAGGAATTGCGTTCGAAGGGCATTGATGTTGAAGTTGTTATCCTGCCATATCATTCGATCTTTCGAAGCCGCCTAGAATCTGAGTATCCGACGATCTATAAAAATCATATGATGTGGATTGAGCGAATAAACAAGCTTCAAGAGGAAGTTGGGATAGAGGTTCTGAACCGATTTGATGGTCCTAAAGGGGACGATCAGAGTTTGAAGTATTGGAAGGATGGGGTTCATTTAACCTGCAAAGGTGCGATGGATTTGTATCGCTAATATGTGTCAAAGTCAGTGCAACTAAGTCGTAATTTGTAGACTCCTACGGGCACCTAAGATAGTGATTTAACCATGCTTTTTAATTCTTATATTTTCATCTTCGGTTTTTTGCCTATCACTCTATTAGGCTATTATCTCATCCGCCATAAGTTTTATCAGCAGTGTTTTCTTTTGCTGTCTAGCGTGGTCTTTTATTGCTATTGGAGCACGACATACGTATTCCTGTTGTTCTTCACGGTTATTTTGGATTTCTATATAGCACGGGCGATTGCCCACGCTAAGACACAACAACTGCGCAAAACTTATCTTCTTATCTCAGTCGTTGCGAACTTAACGATTTTAGGGTTTTTCAAGTACTACAATTTCTTTGCTGATTCTCTGGATGGTCTAGCTATATTGATCGGGGCAGGGCAGAGACCTCTTCCAGCTTTGAATCTAATTCTGCCAATCGGTATTTCTTTTTATACGTTCCAGTCGATGTGTTATGTGATCGACGTGTATCGTAGAACTTCGGATGCTCACGCGAATCTTTTGTCATTCGCTGGCTACGTAACATTGTTTCCGCACCAAATTTCTGGTCCGTTAGTTCGTCACAATAAAATCATCCCACAACTTGAAAGCGAATCGACGTACAAATTTCACGCGGATAACTTCTGGCGCGGATGTTATTTCTTTATTTTTGGTCTTTCTAAAAAAATGTTGATCGCAGATCTTATCGCTGCGGCAGTTGACCCTTTAGTTCACAATATGCAGAGTGCTTCAAATCTAGAAGCTATTCTTGCGATGTTTGGATATACGTTCCAACTTTATTTCGACTTTAGTGGTTACTCAGATATGGCTGTGGGTTTGGGTTTAATGATGAACATTCAATTCCCACAGAACTTTAACTCTCCGTACAAGTCATTATCGATCACTGAATTCTGGCAACGTTGGCACATCAGTCTTTCTTCATGGTTAAGGGATTATCTTTACATTTCTCTTGGTGGAAATCGCGAAGGCAAAATTAGAACTTACAGAAACCTCTTATTAACGATGGCAATCGGCGGTCTATGGCATGGCGCTAATTGGACATACGTTTTTTGGGGCGTATTCCATGGTTTTTTCCTAGCTATTGAAAGATTTTTTAAAGATCGCAATTGGAATATCATTCGTAGCAAGTATATCAGCGGATTCTTAACGTTTATGCTGGTAAATATAGGCTGGGTATTCTTCAGATCGCCAGATTTTAAAGTGGCGACTTTGTGGCTTAAGAAAACCTTCTTATTTACATCAGAGCATTCTTGGACGATCTATCACATCGCTTTGAAACATAAGGATCGTTTCTTAATAGCTTTAGGTCTTGGTATTATCATGGCCTTTTTCTGTAGAAATACTTGGGAAATCAAATTCAAACCTTCATTTAAGAATGCCTTTATCTTAGCTCTATTATTCGTGATTTGTCTCACTTACATGGGTGAAGAGTCGCCATTCTTATATTTCCAATTCTAGGAGTGAGCATGCCTTACAAAAGAAATATTCTTTTAGGAGCCGCCCTTGCGATTGTTTTTCTTTGTGGTATC containing:
- the argS gene encoding arginine--tRNA ligase, coding for MIKHDVIRLLATQKISAAITKMGQSLSEEEIYKALVEPPNPEMGDLAFGCFTLAKALKKGPPQISGEIAQNIETDTHLIKAQAAGPYLNLTFSPLAFGEKVISTVLDGSYFKKQILEKSPKTMIEYSQPNTHKELHVGHMRNLCLGDALVRMLRYSGREIISSTFPGDMGTHVAKCLWYMKKHNQEPPPLTGKGEWLGSMYSKANLLLEDQNGTPQEDLNRAELTEILKQLEAEKGPYYDLWKETREWSIELMKSVYKWADVEFDEWYFESEMDAPSAAWVKQLYAEGKLEKSNGAIGYNLESENLGFCMLLKSDGTGLYATKDLLLAKHKFEDRQIEKSVYVVDMRQALHFKQVFRVLEILGFEQAKNCYHLQYNYVELPDGAMSSRKGNIVPLNDLVRNMEAHVKTAYLARYENEWSQDDINLVASQVAKGAIFYGMLRIDTNKKIVFDMNEWLKLDGESGPFIQYSHARISSLGRKFARNAAQKIDWSLLTHASEKHLMQSLSGFNTAVAQASENFKPAAICTYLYELAKKFNVFYHECPIGMEKDLAVREARLALAEAVGLTLKNGMAVLGMPAPEKM
- a CDS encoding MBOAT family protein, whose product is MLFNSYIFIFGFLPITLLGYYLIRHKFYQQCFLLLSSVVFYCYWSTTYVFLLFFTVILDFYIARAIAHAKTQQLRKTYLLISVVANLTILGFFKYYNFFADSLDGLAILIGAGQRPLPALNLILPIGISFYTFQSMCYVIDVYRRTSDAHANLLSFAGYVTLFPHQISGPLVRHNKIIPQLESESTYKFHADNFWRGCYFFIFGLSKKMLIADLIAAAVDPLVHNMQSASNLEAILAMFGYTFQLYFDFSGYSDMAVGLGLMMNIQFPQNFNSPYKSLSITEFWQRWHISLSSWLRDYLYISLGGNREGKIRTYRNLLLTMAIGGLWHGANWTYVFWGVFHGFFLAIERFFKDRNWNIIRSKYISGFLTFMLVNIGWVFFRSPDFKVATLWLKKTFLFTSEHSWTIYHIALKHKDRFLIALGLGIIMAFFCRNTWEIKFKPSFKNAFILALLFVICLTYMGEESPFLYFQF
- a CDS encoding PQQ-binding-like beta-propeller repeat protein → MKIQTLWPLLLTLVGCSSFNSTMENWSSRNNKRTFEVKTAWVRSTTEKENLGFRKINRMTPLLVGDLVIQGNGLDGISAYSRDNGDLKWRLPVVNGVEPSATIIRDRLFFGASDGNFYSVEASTGRVQWTFPTKTENLSEPLLDEGVVYFLSGSNVFYALDAATGKQLWLYSRQDTSQFSIRGGSKAALKDGNLYVGFSDGSLVALNAKTGNVVWELQLNRNKRFRDIDATPVVDGDLIYISGYDDKLYCVSAAKGEVVWRIDGGGYSGVTLFGDKLFYPTSTGEVQALAKANGEKLWSYKLKEGIPTQIKVFKGIVTFGESQGRLVFLDMNTGKALGEMEPGRGILSSPQVDEKNNRVYFISGEANLYSINAGWVKKDYFIE
- a CDS encoding Glu/Leu/Phe/Val dehydrogenase gives rise to the protein MKESTLGTFEVISKHGDHEQVVFCNDPHVGLKAIIAIHNTALGPALGGTRMWNYKNEDEALVDVLRLSKGMTYKAAASGLNLGGGKAVIIGDPKTQKSEGLFRAFGQFVNSLNGKYITAEDVGTSVQDMEHIYMETPWVTGIPKDFGGSGDPSPYTAHGVLMGIKASAKEKFGTDSLKGLRIAVQGLGNVGSNLVKYLKEEGAEVIVADIDMARTKKISETMGAKAVSSDEILFQECDILAPCALGAIVNDQTITKFKTKVIAGGANNVLAEARHGDQLKELGILYAPDYVINAGGLMNVFVELEGYSPDRAFEKTKRVYDNILKVYEIAKRDNIGTHTAADRLAEERINTIGRLKQRHPGKSSRAFTTLREVHNR
- a CDS encoding tetratricopeptide repeat protein, with the translated sequence MSTKLSKEDLKSPDQVTKTLREGFVWTTTHSKLVVGAIAIFVVIGGGISISGYLSEKKETEVQEKYFLVEKAYNDKKRGFEEASRAEMMAAQSKDKKVPAVDPSKKATGDLQKDYGTVVPGFEALINDGPKTKAAQMAALNLSAIYIEYKKPEEALATLQKVEKGLNKSDATSALILLQTGNVQADKGDCKAAVDSYQKIADSKAFQFAHDEAKLRMGLCYEAMNDSAKAEQLYTEVAKKENSEAPTDVAAVREASKYLRLLKAKKSL